From one Thunnus maccoyii chromosome 6, fThuMac1.1, whole genome shotgun sequence genomic stretch:
- the rabgef1l gene encoding RAB guanine nucleotide exchange factor (GEF) 1, like isoform X1: MLSQRRGIHLDQSELLCKKGCGFYGNTAWQGLCSKCWREEYQRDRQKQIQEDWALAERLQREEEEAYASRNQKAQPQPSITPFSKFEERKTKEKSSKVNTVTKFFTPSTKTPPKKDASPFDAQSSPSPSSSASRHSSVDTDHATREFIDFLKPLKSGREIFKQCRAFTESMAYKRDMGADELSECVQDFYQNLSERLQTQFKGSSEHVESVMDEVEKYMMTRLYKEVFCPETTDDEKKDLAIQKRIRALHWVTIEMLCVPVDEEIPEVSDSVVKAITDVIEMDSKRVPKDKLGCITRCSKHIFNAIKVSKKEAASADDFLPTLIYIVLKANPPRLQSNIQYITRFCNPSRLMTGEDGYYFTNLCCAVAFIEKLDGQSLNLSSEEFELYMSGQASPNWPQAAGASSCSPGSTPLSQVHKRLDLLTGLGERQDRVMEKARQLENDLIDWTDEVEQKVQNVLQSFPPETQNPTPTTATSTSASSSAIDSDNVENELLPPPLQPQVFAG; encoded by the exons ATGTTGAGCCAGCGGCGTGGTATCCATCTGGACCAGTCCGAGCTGCTTTGCAAGAAAGGATGCGGTTTTTATGGCAACACAGCTTGGCAAGGCCTTTGCTCAAAGTGCTGGCGAGAGGAATATCAGCgagacagacaaaaacagattcAAGAAGACTGGGCACTTGCTGAGAg GCtgcaaagagaggaagaggaagcgTATGCAAGTAGAAATCAGAAGGCCCAACCACAGCCCTCCATCACACCCTTCAGCAAGTTTGaggaaaggaaaacaaaggaGAAGTCCAGCAAGGTCAACACAGTCACAAAGTTTTTTACTCCTTCCACAAAAACACCGCCAAAAAAAG ATGCTTCTCCTTTTGATGCTCAGTCCAGCCCAAGCCCCAGCTCGTCAGCAAGCCGGCATTCCTCTGTGGACACTGACCACGCAACGCGGGAGTTCATTGATTTTCTCAAGCCTCTGAAGTCTGGCAGGGAGATCTTCAAACAGTGCCGGGCCTTCACTGAGAGTATGGCCTATAAGCGG GACATGGGTGCTGACGAGCTGTCAGAGTGTGTACAGGACTTTTACCAGAACCTCTCAGAACGCCTCCAGACCCAATTCAAAG GTTCATCAGAGCATGTAGAGAGCGTTATGGATGAAGTAGAGAAGTACATGATGACTCGTCTCTACAAGGAAGTCTTCTGTCCTGAGACCACAGATGACGAGAAGAAAGACCTGGCTATTCAGAAGAGAATCAG AGCCTTGCACTGGGTCACCATTGAGATGCTGTGTGTCCCTGTAGACGAGGAGATCCCTGAAGTGTCTGACAGTGTGGTTAAAGCCATCACAG ATGTGATCGAAATGGATTCCAAGCGTGTGCCCAAGGACAAGCTGGGGTGCATCACTCGTTGCAGCAAGCACATCTTCAATGCCATCAAAGTCAGCAAGAAGGAGGCAGCGTCTGCAGATGACTTCCTCCCCACACTCATCTACATTGTGCTGAAGGCAAACCCTCCACGGCTTCAGTCCAACATCCAGTACATCACCCGCTTCTGCAACCCCAGCAGACTCATGACTGGAGAGGATGGTTACTACTTCACTAACCTG TGCTGTGCAGTGGCCTTCATTGAGAAGCTGGATGGCCAATCTCTGAACCTGAGCTCTGAGGAGTTTGAGCTCTACATGTCGGGCCAGGCATCCCCCAACTGGCCTCAGGCTGCTGGAGCTTCCTCCTGCTCCCCAGGCAGCACACCTCTCAGTCAGGTCCATAAACGACTGGACCTGCTAACAGGGCTCGGGGAAAGGCAAGACCGTGTCATGGAGAAGGCTCGCCAGCTGGAAAACGACCTCATCGACTGGACGGACGAAGTGGAGCAGAAGGTGCAGAACGTTCTGCAGAGTTTCCCACCAGAGACGCAAAACCCTACCCCAACCACGGCTACTTCGACATCCGCATCTTCATCAGCAATCGACTCTGATAATGTTGAGAATGAGCTCCTGCCGCCACCACTGCAACCGCAAGTGTTTGCTGGTTGA
- the rabgef1l gene encoding RAB guanine nucleotide exchange factor (GEF) 1, like isoform X2 produces the protein MATQLGKAFAQSAGERNISETDKNRFKKTGHLLRGCKERKRKRMQVEIRRPNHSPPSHPSASLRKGKQRRSPARSTQSQSFLLLPQKHRQKKDASPFDAQSSPSPSSSASRHSSVDTDHATREFIDFLKPLKSGREIFKQCRAFTESMAYKRDMGADELSECVQDFYQNLSERLQTQFKGSSEHVESVMDEVEKYMMTRLYKEVFCPETTDDEKKDLAIQKRIRALHWVTIEMLCVPVDEEIPEVSDSVVKAITDVIEMDSKRVPKDKLGCITRCSKHIFNAIKVSKKEAASADDFLPTLIYIVLKANPPRLQSNIQYITRFCNPSRLMTGEDGYYFTNLCCAVAFIEKLDGQSLNLSSEEFELYMSGQASPNWPQAAGASSCSPGSTPLSQVHKRLDLLTGLGERQDRVMEKARQLENDLIDWTDEVEQKVQNVLQSFPPETQNPTPTTATSTSASSSAIDSDNVENELLPPPLQPQVFAG, from the exons ATGGCAACACAGCTTGGCAAGGCCTTTGCTCAAAGTGCTGGCGAGAGGAATATCAGCgagacagacaaaaacagattcAAGAAGACTGGGCACTTGCTGAGAg GCtgcaaagagaggaagaggaagcgTATGCAAGTAGAAATCAGAAGGCCCAACCACAGCCCTCCATCACACCCTTCAGCAAGTTTGaggaaaggaaaacaaaggaGAAGTCCAGCAAGGTCAACACAGTCACAAAGTTTTTTACTCCTTCCACAAAAACACCGCCAAAAAAA AGATGCTTCTCCTTTTGATGCTCAGTCCAGCCCAAGCCCCAGCTCGTCAGCAAGCCGGCATTCCTCTGTGGACACTGACCACGCAACGCGGGAGTTCATTGATTTTCTCAAGCCTCTGAAGTCTGGCAGGGAGATCTTCAAACAGTGCCGGGCCTTCACTGAGAGTATGGCCTATAAGCGG GACATGGGTGCTGACGAGCTGTCAGAGTGTGTACAGGACTTTTACCAGAACCTCTCAGAACGCCTCCAGACCCAATTCAAAG GTTCATCAGAGCATGTAGAGAGCGTTATGGATGAAGTAGAGAAGTACATGATGACTCGTCTCTACAAGGAAGTCTTCTGTCCTGAGACCACAGATGACGAGAAGAAAGACCTGGCTATTCAGAAGAGAATCAG AGCCTTGCACTGGGTCACCATTGAGATGCTGTGTGTCCCTGTAGACGAGGAGATCCCTGAAGTGTCTGACAGTGTGGTTAAAGCCATCACAG ATGTGATCGAAATGGATTCCAAGCGTGTGCCCAAGGACAAGCTGGGGTGCATCACTCGTTGCAGCAAGCACATCTTCAATGCCATCAAAGTCAGCAAGAAGGAGGCAGCGTCTGCAGATGACTTCCTCCCCACACTCATCTACATTGTGCTGAAGGCAAACCCTCCACGGCTTCAGTCCAACATCCAGTACATCACCCGCTTCTGCAACCCCAGCAGACTCATGACTGGAGAGGATGGTTACTACTTCACTAACCTG TGCTGTGCAGTGGCCTTCATTGAGAAGCTGGATGGCCAATCTCTGAACCTGAGCTCTGAGGAGTTTGAGCTCTACATGTCGGGCCAGGCATCCCCCAACTGGCCTCAGGCTGCTGGAGCTTCCTCCTGCTCCCCAGGCAGCACACCTCTCAGTCAGGTCCATAAACGACTGGACCTGCTAACAGGGCTCGGGGAAAGGCAAGACCGTGTCATGGAGAAGGCTCGCCAGCTGGAAAACGACCTCATCGACTGGACGGACGAAGTGGAGCAGAAGGTGCAGAACGTTCTGCAGAGTTTCCCACCAGAGACGCAAAACCCTACCCCAACCACGGCTACTTCGACATCCGCATCTTCATCAGCAATCGACTCTGATAATGTTGAGAATGAGCTCCTGCCGCCACCACTGCAACCGCAAGTGTTTGCTGGTTGA